The following proteins are co-located in the Microbacterium sp. SORGH_AS_0888 genome:
- a CDS encoding beta-ketoacyl synthase, translating to MSTSRIVVTGIGASSPIGGTAPESWSSLLSGASGARTLEYDWVEKYQLPVTFAAEAAVRPDTVLERPIAKRLDPASQFALVAAMEAWADAGSPEVDPDRLGIDFATGIGGVWTLLDAWDTLKEKGPRRVMPMTVPMLMPNAAAGNLSLHFGARAFARTVASACASSTESIVNAVEHIRAGYADVVIAGGTESAIHPITLAAFASMQALSKRNDDPATASRPGSIDRDGFVMGEGAGALVLETEEHAKARGARIYAVVAGGGVTADSYHITANDPEGKGAARAVRLALEMADASPDDVTHINAHATSTPVGDPNEYQALRAVFGPRIDEIPVSATKASTGHLLGGTGALEAVFTILAIAERTAPPTINLTEQDPEVPFRISGAPQSLGDADQLAISNSFGFGGHNAVVAFRSA from the coding sequence ATGAGCACCTCACGCATCGTCGTCACCGGCATCGGCGCGTCCTCCCCCATCGGCGGGACGGCACCCGAGAGCTGGTCCTCCTTGCTGAGCGGCGCCTCCGGCGCCCGCACCCTCGAGTACGACTGGGTCGAGAAGTACCAGCTTCCGGTGACCTTCGCCGCAGAGGCCGCCGTACGCCCGGACACCGTGCTCGAACGCCCGATCGCCAAGCGGCTGGACCCGGCCTCGCAGTTCGCTCTCGTCGCCGCCATGGAGGCGTGGGCCGACGCCGGAAGCCCGGAAGTCGACCCCGACCGGCTCGGCATCGACTTCGCGACCGGGATCGGCGGCGTGTGGACCCTGCTGGACGCGTGGGACACCCTCAAGGAGAAGGGCCCCCGGCGCGTCATGCCGATGACGGTGCCCATGCTCATGCCCAACGCCGCGGCCGGCAACCTCTCCCTGCACTTCGGCGCGCGCGCTTTCGCGCGGACCGTGGCCAGCGCCTGCGCCTCGAGCACGGAGTCGATCGTGAACGCGGTCGAGCACATCCGCGCCGGCTACGCCGACGTGGTCATCGCCGGCGGCACCGAGTCGGCGATCCACCCGATCACGCTCGCCGCGTTCGCATCCATGCAGGCCCTGTCCAAGCGCAACGACGACCCCGCCACCGCCTCACGGCCCGGCAGCATCGACCGTGACGGGTTCGTCATGGGCGAGGGCGCGGGTGCGCTCGTGCTCGAGACGGAGGAGCACGCGAAGGCGCGCGGCGCGCGCATCTACGCCGTCGTGGCCGGCGGCGGCGTGACAGCGGACTCGTACCACATCACGGCCAACGACCCCGAGGGCAAGGGCGCCGCACGTGCGGTGCGTCTCGCGCTCGAGATGGCGGACGCATCCCCGGACGACGTGACGCACATCAACGCACACGCGACGTCCACGCCGGTCGGCGACCCGAACGAGTACCAGGCGCTGCGAGCCGTGTTCGGCCCGCGGATCGATGAGATCCCGGTCTCGGCGACCAAGGCGTCCACGGGGCACCTGCTCGGCGGCACCGGGGCGCTCGAGGCCGTGTTCACGATCCTCGCGATCGCCGAGCGGACGGCTCCCCCGACCATCAACCTCACCGAGCAGGACCCGGAGGTGCCGTTCCGCATCTCCGGTGCCCCGCAGTCGCTCGGCGACGCCGACCAGCTGGCGATCAGCAATTCCTTCGGCTTCGGCGGCCACAACGCCGTCGTCGCGTTCCGCAGCGCCTGA
- a CDS encoding ACP S-malonyltransferase: protein MIIGVFPGQGSQSPGFLSPWLELPGARETVERYGDAAGVDLVAAGTEWDADAIRDTKVAQPLIVAASLLSWQALAERTGRGFAGIAGHSVGEVAALVAAGVLGDEDGMRLVGIRGRAMADAAALTTTGMSAVVGGTEEDVLALLSELELTPANYNGGGQIVAAGSPEALAALAERAPRGARVIPLQVAGAFHTHYMSSAVQTLQDAADEIVPADPALTLWTNSDGTTVDSGESALRLLVGQVAAPVRWDLCMAGFAQAGATGLVEFAPAGTLTGLAKRGLRGVPAVAVKTPDDLDAAAALLGEEDAA from the coding sequence GTGATCATCGGCGTGTTCCCCGGGCAGGGCTCCCAGTCCCCCGGCTTCCTCTCCCCCTGGCTCGAGCTTCCCGGCGCACGGGAGACGGTGGAACGCTACGGCGACGCGGCCGGTGTCGACCTCGTCGCCGCCGGGACCGAATGGGACGCGGACGCCATTCGCGACACGAAGGTCGCGCAGCCCCTCATCGTCGCCGCGAGCCTGCTGTCCTGGCAGGCACTCGCTGAGCGCACCGGCCGCGGCTTCGCGGGCATCGCCGGCCACTCGGTCGGAGAGGTCGCCGCGCTCGTGGCCGCCGGCGTCCTCGGAGACGAGGACGGCATGCGGCTGGTGGGCATCCGTGGGCGCGCGATGGCGGATGCCGCGGCTCTCACCACGACCGGGATGTCGGCGGTCGTCGGCGGAACCGAGGAGGACGTGCTCGCGCTTCTGAGCGAGCTCGAGCTCACTCCCGCGAACTACAACGGCGGCGGGCAGATCGTCGCGGCGGGATCACCGGAGGCGCTGGCGGCGCTGGCCGAGCGCGCACCGCGTGGTGCGCGCGTCATCCCGCTTCAGGTCGCCGGCGCCTTCCACACGCACTACATGTCCTCCGCCGTGCAGACGCTGCAGGACGCGGCCGACGAGATCGTGCCTGCCGACCCCGCGCTCACGCTCTGGACGAACTCCGACGGCACGACCGTCGACAGCGGCGAGTCCGCACTGCGCCTGCTCGTTGGTCAGGTCGCCGCTCCTGTCCGGTGGGATCTGTGCATGGCCGGTTTCGCGCAGGCCGGTGCGACCGGGCTGGTGGAGTTCGCTCCCGCCGGCACCCTCACCGGCCTCGCGAAGCGTGGCCTGCGGGGCGTGCCCGCCGTCGCCGTCAAGACCCCGGATGATCTGGATGCCGCCGCAGCCCTGCTCGGCGAGGAAGACGCAGCATGA
- a CDS encoding acyl carrier protein, with protein MALSSDEVLAGLAELITDETGVSADEVELGKSFTDDLDIDSISMMTIVVNAEEKFGVTIPDDEVKNLKTVGDAVTYITSNQA; from the coding sequence ATGGCACTTTCCAGCGACGAGGTCCTCGCGGGACTCGCAGAGCTCATCACCGACGAGACGGGCGTGTCCGCCGACGAGGTCGAGCTGGGCAAGTCGTTCACGGACGACCTCGACATCGACTCGATCTCGATGATGACGATCGTCGTCAACGCTGAGGAGAAGTTCGGCGTGACGATCCCCGACGACGAGGTCAAGAACCTCAAGACCGTAGGCGACGCCGTCACCTACATCACGTCCAACCAGGCGTGA
- the aceE gene encoding pyruvate dehydrogenase (acetyl-transferring), homodimeric type, whose product MTVHDQDPYSQGPLDSDPDETAEWRESLQQLVEAKGHGRGREIMLSLLKASRELHLGVPQVPTTDYINTIAPENEPDFPGDEEIERRYRAWIRWNAAMTVHRAQRPGIGVGGHISTYASSAALYEVGFNHFFRGLDHPSGGDQVFFQGHASPGMYARSFLEGRLSETQLDGFRQEKSAAPHGLPSYPHPRLMPDYWQFPTVSMGIGPINAVYQAMTNKYLTNRGIKDLSDAHVWAFLGDGEMDEVESRGQLQVAANEGLDNLTFVVNCNLQRLDGPVRGNGKIIQELESFFRGAGWNVIKVIWGREWDDLLARDTDGALLNLMNITPDGDFQTYKAENGAYVRDHFFGRDERAAALVKDYTDDQIWNLKRGGHDYRKVYAAFKAAAEHKGQPTVILAHTIKGYGLGPHFEGRNATHQMKKMTLEDLKHFRDAMHIPIADAQLEENPYLPPYYNPGPQDETIQYMLERRRTLGGFLPERRSHHVGLELPDDKAYALPKKGSGTQEVATTMAFVRLLKDLLRSKDFGHRIVPVIPDEARTFGMDAYFPTAKIYNPNGQNYTSVDRELLLAYKESPQGQLVHVGINEAGALAAFTSLGTSYATHGEPLIPVYIFYSMFGFQRTGDANWAAGDQMARGFVIGATAGRTTLTGEGLQHADGHSHLLASTNPATVSYDPAYGYEIAHIVRDGLERMYGGSHPDPNVMYYITVYNEPIVQPAEPEGVDVDGILRGIHRISEGQGDGPRAQLLASGVGVPWALEAQQLLRDDWGVNADVWSVTSWTELRRDGLAADEHNFLHPDEEPRTAYLTQKLQDAAGPVVAVSDFMHAVQDQIRPWVPQRFATLGADGFGFSDTRAAARRFFKIDGPSLVVRTLQALAEDGTVDRSLAAQAIEKYRLHDVTAGTSGNAGGES is encoded by the coding sequence GTGACTGTCCACGATCAGGATCCGTACTCTCAGGGACCGCTGGACAGCGACCCCGACGAGACCGCCGAATGGCGGGAGTCGCTGCAGCAGCTGGTCGAGGCGAAGGGGCACGGACGCGGTCGCGAGATCATGCTGAGCCTGCTCAAGGCCTCGCGTGAGCTGCACCTCGGGGTGCCGCAGGTGCCCACCACGGACTACATCAACACCATCGCGCCCGAGAACGAGCCCGACTTCCCCGGCGACGAGGAGATCGAGCGCCGCTACCGCGCGTGGATCCGCTGGAACGCGGCCATGACGGTGCACCGCGCCCAGCGGCCCGGGATCGGCGTCGGCGGTCACATCTCGACCTACGCCTCGTCCGCGGCGCTCTACGAGGTCGGCTTCAACCACTTCTTCCGCGGCCTCGACCACCCCTCCGGTGGCGACCAGGTCTTCTTCCAGGGCCACGCCTCCCCCGGCATGTACGCGCGGTCCTTCCTGGAAGGACGACTGAGCGAGACGCAGCTGGACGGCTTCCGCCAGGAGAAGTCCGCGGCTCCCCACGGCCTGCCGTCCTATCCGCACCCCCGGCTCATGCCCGACTACTGGCAGTTCCCGACCGTGTCGATGGGCATCGGGCCGATCAACGCCGTATACCAGGCGATGACCAACAAGTACCTCACCAACCGCGGCATCAAGGACCTCTCGGACGCGCATGTGTGGGCCTTCCTCGGCGACGGGGAGATGGACGAGGTCGAGAGCCGCGGCCAGCTGCAGGTCGCTGCGAACGAGGGCCTGGACAACCTCACGTTCGTCGTCAACTGCAACCTGCAGCGACTCGACGGCCCGGTGCGCGGCAACGGCAAGATCATCCAGGAGCTCGAGAGCTTCTTCCGCGGCGCGGGCTGGAACGTCATCAAGGTCATCTGGGGCCGGGAGTGGGACGACCTGCTCGCCCGCGACACCGACGGCGCCCTGCTGAACCTCATGAACATCACCCCCGACGGCGACTTCCAGACCTACAAGGCCGAGAACGGCGCGTACGTCCGCGACCACTTCTTCGGTCGCGACGAGCGCGCCGCCGCCCTGGTCAAGGACTACACCGACGACCAGATCTGGAACCTGAAGCGTGGCGGCCACGACTACCGCAAGGTCTACGCGGCCTTCAAGGCGGCGGCGGAGCACAAGGGCCAGCCCACCGTCATCCTCGCCCACACCATCAAGGGCTACGGCCTCGGGCCGCACTTCGAGGGCCGCAACGCGACCCACCAGATGAAGAAGATGACGCTGGAGGACCTCAAGCACTTCCGCGACGCGATGCACATCCCGATCGCCGACGCGCAGCTGGAGGAGAACCCCTACCTGCCGCCGTACTACAACCCCGGCCCGCAGGACGAGACGATCCAGTACATGCTCGAGCGCCGTCGCACGCTCGGCGGGTTCCTCCCGGAGCGGCGTTCGCACCACGTGGGTCTCGAGCTCCCCGACGACAAGGCCTACGCCCTGCCGAAGAAGGGCTCGGGAACGCAGGAGGTCGCCACCACGATGGCGTTCGTCCGGCTGCTGAAGGACCTGCTGCGCTCCAAGGACTTCGGCCACCGCATCGTGCCCGTCATCCCCGACGAGGCGCGCACGTTCGGCATGGATGCGTACTTCCCGACCGCGAAGATCTACAACCCGAACGGTCAGAACTACACATCGGTCGACCGCGAGCTGCTCCTCGCCTACAAGGAGAGCCCGCAGGGACAGCTCGTCCACGTCGGCATCAACGAGGCCGGCGCGCTGGCCGCGTTCACCTCGCTCGGCACCTCCTACGCCACGCACGGCGAGCCGCTGATCCCGGTCTACATCTTCTACTCGATGTTCGGCTTCCAGCGCACGGGCGACGCCAACTGGGCCGCCGGCGACCAGATGGCGCGCGGCTTCGTGATCGGCGCCACCGCCGGACGCACGACGCTGACGGGCGAAGGCCTCCAGCACGCCGACGGCCACTCGCACCTGCTCGCCTCGACCAACCCCGCGACGGTCTCCTACGATCCCGCCTACGGCTACGAGATCGCTCACATCGTGCGCGACGGTCTCGAGCGCATGTACGGCGGGTCGCACCCGGACCCGAACGTCATGTACTACATCACGGTCTACAACGAGCCGATCGTGCAGCCCGCCGAGCCCGAGGGGGTGGATGTCGACGGCATCCTCCGCGGCATCCACCGTATCTCCGAGGGCCAGGGCGACGGGCCCCGCGCCCAGCTTCTGGCGTCGGGCGTCGGCGTGCCGTGGGCGCTGGAGGCACAGCAGCTGCTCCGCGACGACTGGGGGGTGAACGCGGACGTCTGGTCGGTCACCTCGTGGACCGAGCTGCGGCGCGACGGCCTCGCCGCCGACGAGCACAACTTCCTGCACCCCGACGAGGAGCCGCGCACCGCATACCTCACGCAGAAGCTGCAGGACGCCGCCGGCCCCGTCGTCGCCGTCAGCGACTTCATGCACGCCGTCCAGGACCAGATCCGGCCGTGGGTGCCGCAGCGTTTCGCGACGCTGGGCGCGGACGGCTTCGGGTTCTCGGACACCCGTGCCGCGGCGCGACGGTTCTTCAAGATCGACGGCCCCTCGCTCGTCGTCCGCACGCTGCAGGCGCTCGCCGAGGACGGGACGGTCGACCGCTCGCTCGCCGCGCAGGCGATCGAGAAGTACCGGCTGCACGACGTCACCGCCGGCACCTCCGGCAACGCGGGCGGGGAGAGCTAA
- a CDS encoding alpha/beta fold hydrolase, protein MEEAISEFRLEGRTMVYTRSGTATGTTFVLVHGIGMGHRVFREVADELGRVGTVYAVDLPGFGDSPEPGSALDMPASGDFLAAFVASLPERDPVLVGHSMGTQVVTEALVRHPDLGTRAVLIAPTVNDAERTAAWQAWRMVQDLAGESPKVLVLGMIQYAKAGPRWFIRKLRQMLDHRIEDVLPRLRADTLVLRGETDRVCPRDWVARVTSLIPVARMEEIAGRGHEAMIRSPQPVASLVIAHAFRS, encoded by the coding sequence GTGGAAGAAGCGATCTCCGAGTTCCGCCTCGAGGGGCGGACGATGGTCTACACGCGGAGCGGCACGGCCACGGGGACGACGTTCGTGCTCGTGCACGGTATCGGGATGGGCCATCGCGTGTTCCGTGAGGTTGCGGACGAGCTCGGCCGCGTCGGCACCGTCTACGCCGTCGACCTGCCCGGGTTCGGCGACTCGCCCGAGCCCGGATCCGCGCTCGACATGCCGGCGAGCGGCGACTTCCTGGCGGCCTTCGTCGCGAGTCTGCCCGAGCGCGACCCGGTGCTCGTGGGTCATTCGATGGGCACTCAGGTCGTCACCGAGGCCCTCGTGCGGCATCCCGACCTCGGCACGCGGGCGGTGCTGATAGCGCCCACCGTGAACGATGCGGAACGCACGGCGGCCTGGCAGGCGTGGCGGATGGTCCAGGACCTCGCGGGGGAGAGTCCGAAGGTGCTCGTGCTCGGGATGATCCAGTACGCGAAGGCGGGCCCTCGCTGGTTCATCCGCAAGCTGAGGCAGATGCTCGACCACCGCATCGAGGACGTGCTGCCACGGCTGCGCGCCGACACCCTGGTCCTCCGCGGCGAGACCGACCGCGTGTGCCCGCGTGACTGGGTCGCTCGCGTGACCTCGCTCATCCCCGTCGCACGCATGGAGGAGATCGCCGGTCGCGGCCACGAGGCGATGATCCGAAGCCCGCAACCGGTGGCGAGCCTCGTCATCGCCCACGCGTTCCGCAGCTGA
- a CDS encoding cytochrome c oxidase assembly protein: MAIGVLFVASTAYAIGIHRVRQRGGRWPLLPTLAFFVIGLGSYAVVELGFLGGHAQELRWAFTTRIALLLFVVPAGIALGQPLQLIMAAGGESATSRVLATLRSRAMRLFGNAMFATLFAALVMCLFLTPLAGVLRTNPVSESLIGVIVPLAGAAMVLPMSVTSAAHASVFLVIEFFLAFIELLIDAIPGILMRLSDTVLDGITTVTGTAPWWPNPLRDQQLSGDLLWFIAEVGDVPVILLLLLRWMRTDRHEASAYDDLSDEEYDALTRAHLLGEDGDAASA; encoded by the coding sequence GTGGCGATCGGCGTGCTCTTCGTCGCGTCCACGGCCTATGCGATCGGCATCCATCGGGTGCGGCAGCGCGGCGGGCGCTGGCCGCTGCTGCCGACGCTGGCGTTCTTCGTGATCGGCTTGGGCTCGTACGCGGTCGTCGAGCTCGGGTTCCTGGGCGGCCACGCGCAGGAGCTGCGCTGGGCGTTCACGACACGGATCGCCCTGCTGCTCTTCGTCGTGCCCGCGGGGATCGCGCTCGGGCAGCCGCTGCAGCTGATCATGGCCGCGGGCGGCGAGTCCGCCACGAGCCGGGTGCTGGCGACGCTGCGCTCCCGGGCGATGCGCCTGTTCGGCAACGCCATGTTCGCGACGCTGTTCGCCGCACTCGTGATGTGCCTGTTCCTGACCCCGCTCGCCGGTGTCCTGCGCACGAATCCGGTCAGCGAGTCCCTCATCGGGGTGATCGTCCCCCTGGCCGGCGCGGCGATGGTGCTGCCGATGTCCGTGACGTCCGCCGCACACGCCAGCGTGTTCCTCGTGATCGAGTTCTTCCTCGCGTTCATCGAACTGCTGATCGACGCGATCCCCGGCATCCTCATGCGGCTGAGCGACACGGTGCTGGATGGGATCACGACGGTCACGGGCACCGCCCCGTGGTGGCCCAACCCCCTCCGCGACCAGCAGCTCTCGGGAGACCTGCTCTGGTTCATCGCCGAGGTCGGAGACGTGCCCGTCATCCTCCTGCTGCTCCTGCGATGGATGCGCACCGACAGACACGAGGCGAGCGCCTACGACGATCTCAGCGACGAGGAGTACGACGCCCTCACCCGCGCCCACCTGCTGGGCGAGGACGGCGACGCCGCTTCCGCCTGA
- a CDS encoding CdaR family transcriptional regulator, whose amino-acid sequence MTTPPTPATKAETLAWLRRVSGDLATATIKRLEDTLPWYAGMPPARRSSVGLVAQAGITSFIQWYDDPTSTPWIAADIFAAAPRELLRSVSLQQTLQLIRVTVEVTEERVTGRGEDLREAILLYSREVAFAAADVYARAAEARGLWDARLEALVVDSILTGEADEELPSRIAALGWHGHGEVAVLVGTTPAQFDVDQLRRMARKLGVDVLVGVQGSRLVLVIGRTEPGTHGEEVAELSFPEIARRLEPGFGSGHLVLGPTVPALVDASQSARAALAGFAVARAWRNAPRPVEADDLLPERALAGDAVAKHTLVERIYGPLRAHSADLVTTLWSYLDNGRSLEATARELFVHPNTVRYRLKRVSDVIGWDATGPREALILQTALILGAIGTDTTRRRPAATRRNR is encoded by the coding sequence GTGACGACGCCTCCGACTCCGGCGACGAAGGCGGAGACGCTCGCGTGGCTGCGGCGCGTCTCGGGCGATCTCGCCACCGCGACGATCAAACGCCTCGAGGACACGCTGCCCTGGTACGCCGGCATGCCACCGGCCCGCCGATCCTCGGTCGGGCTGGTGGCGCAGGCGGGCATCACCTCGTTCATCCAGTGGTACGACGACCCCACCTCGACCCCGTGGATCGCGGCGGACATCTTCGCCGCAGCTCCCCGCGAGCTGCTGCGCAGCGTCAGCCTGCAGCAGACGCTGCAGCTGATCCGGGTCACGGTGGAGGTCACGGAGGAACGGGTCACGGGACGCGGGGAAGACCTGCGAGAGGCCATCCTGCTGTACTCGCGGGAGGTCGCCTTCGCCGCCGCGGACGTCTACGCCCGCGCCGCCGAGGCGCGCGGTCTCTGGGACGCCCGCCTCGAGGCGCTCGTGGTCGACTCGATCCTCACCGGCGAGGCCGATGAGGAGCTGCCGAGCCGTATCGCCGCGCTCGGGTGGCACGGTCACGGCGAGGTCGCGGTGCTGGTCGGGACGACACCCGCGCAGTTCGACGTCGACCAGCTGCGACGGATGGCGCGCAAGCTCGGCGTCGACGTCCTCGTCGGCGTGCAGGGATCACGGCTCGTGCTCGTGATCGGACGCACCGAGCCGGGCACACACGGCGAGGAGGTCGCAGAGCTGTCGTTCCCGGAGATCGCGCGCCGTCTCGAGCCCGGCTTCGGGTCGGGCCACCTCGTGCTGGGCCCCACCGTCCCGGCGCTGGTCGATGCGAGCCAGAGCGCGCGCGCCGCGCTCGCCGGCTTCGCGGTCGCCCGCGCGTGGCGCAACGCGCCTCGCCCCGTCGAGGCCGACGACCTGCTCCCCGAGCGGGCTCTCGCCGGCGACGCCGTGGCCAAGCACACGCTGGTCGAGCGCATCTACGGTCCGCTCCGCGCGCACAGCGCGGACCTCGTGACGACCCTGTGGAGCTACCTCGACAACGGCCGATCGCTCGAGGCGACGGCGCGCGAGCTGTTCGTGCACCCCAACACCGTGCGATACCGGCTCAAGCGCGTCTCCGACGTCATCGGCTGGGATGCGACCGGGCCGCGGGAGGCGCTGATCCTCCAGACCGCTCTCATCCTCGGCGCGATCGGGACCGACACGACGCGGCGACGCCCGGCCGCGACACGCCGAAACCGCTGA
- a CDS encoding DUF3145 domain-containing protein encodes MAGHMARGVVFVHSAPKALCPHLEWAIGRVLGRAVNFEWAEQPVLPGARRAEFYWEAPGGTGAAIASAMHGWEHLRFEVSEDPTPRSDGGRWMHTPDLGIHYAQTDTAGNVVVGEDRIRYAMEIAAGDAAELQRELDVALGAAWDEELEPFRHASDEVPVVWLHKVG; translated from the coding sequence ATGGCTGGACACATGGCGCGCGGAGTGGTGTTCGTCCACTCGGCGCCGAAAGCGCTGTGCCCACACCTGGAATGGGCGATCGGCCGCGTTCTCGGACGCGCCGTGAACTTCGAGTGGGCGGAGCAGCCGGTGCTGCCCGGTGCACGCCGTGCGGAGTTCTACTGGGAGGCTCCCGGCGGGACCGGAGCCGCGATCGCCAGCGCGATGCACGGCTGGGAGCACCTGAGGTTCGAGGTGTCGGAGGACCCGACGCCTCGAAGCGACGGAGGCCGCTGGATGCACACCCCCGACCTCGGCATCCACTATGCGCAGACCGACACCGCGGGGAACGTGGTGGTGGGCGAGGACCGCATCCGCTACGCGATGGAGATCGCCGCAGGGGATGCCGCCGAGCTCCAGCGCGAGCTCGACGTCGCTCTCGGCGCTGCCTGGGACGAAGAGCTCGAGCCGTTCCGTCACGCGTCCGACGAGGTCCCGGTGGTCTGGCTCCACAAGGTGGGCTGA
- a CDS encoding beta-ketoacyl-ACP synthase III — translation MTPTLKQTTGPQFTRILSYGAARGEVAVPNEDLIGPIDSSDEWIRQRTGIVTRTRAVAETSATDLAAAAAAEAIERSGIPADQIDLVIAATISNSRQTPSMSAVVADRVGANPAAAYDSNAACAGFAYGVAQADALIRAGAAHYAVVIGAEKLSDVVDPTDRSISFLLGDGAGAVVIGPSETPGIGPTVWGSDGSKADAVGMNATLTEFRDGASGWPTLRQDGPVVFRWAVWEMVKVARQAIEAAGIEVSDLAAFIPHQANMRIIDEFAKQLKLPESVVIGRDIETTGNTSAASIPLATHRLLQEHPELSGGLALQIGFGAGLVFGAQVVVLP, via the coding sequence ATGACTCCCACACTGAAGCAGACCACCGGTCCGCAGTTCACCCGCATCCTCTCCTACGGCGCAGCGCGCGGCGAGGTCGCGGTGCCGAACGAGGACCTGATCGGCCCGATCGACTCGAGCGACGAGTGGATCCGCCAGCGCACGGGCATCGTGACCCGCACCCGCGCCGTCGCCGAGACATCGGCCACGGATCTCGCTGCCGCCGCCGCGGCCGAGGCGATCGAGCGCTCCGGAATCCCCGCCGACCAGATCGACCTGGTCATCGCGGCGACCATCAGCAACTCCCGGCAGACCCCGTCGATGTCGGCGGTCGTCGCCGACCGCGTCGGCGCGAACCCTGCGGCCGCCTACGACTCCAACGCCGCGTGCGCGGGATTCGCCTACGGCGTGGCACAGGCCGACGCGCTCATCCGCGCCGGAGCCGCCCACTACGCCGTCGTCATCGGCGCCGAGAAGCTGTCGGACGTCGTCGACCCGACCGACCGCAGCATCTCCTTCCTCCTGGGCGACGGCGCCGGCGCCGTCGTCATCGGACCGAGCGAGACCCCCGGGATCGGCCCGACGGTCTGGGGCTCGGACGGCTCGAAGGCGGACGCGGTCGGCATGAACGCGACCCTCACGGAGTTCCGCGACGGAGCCTCCGGCTGGCCCACGCTGCGGCAGGACGGCCCGGTCGTCTTCCGGTGGGCGGTCTGGGAGATGGTCAAGGTCGCACGCCAGGCGATCGAGGCCGCCGGCATCGAGGTGTCCGATCTCGCCGCCTTCATCCCGCACCAGGCCAACATGAGGATCATCGACGAGTTCGCCAAGCAGCTGAAGCTGCCCGAGTCGGTCGTGATCGGTCGCGACATCGAGACCACGGGCAACACCTCGGCCGCCTCGATCCCGCTCGCGACGCACCGTCTGCTCCAGGAGCACCCGGAGCTCAGCGGTGGCCTCGCCCTGCAGATCGGGTTCGGGGCCGGGCTCGTCTTCGGCGCCCAGGTGGTCGTCCTCCCGTGA
- a CDS encoding DMT family transporter, with protein sequence MTHATLGDVGDQLIGVFQNPALLMGIPLALAGAVFMSFGAQYQHRGVSKVERLSGKDAAGGLSLAQLLRLLTRPSWVVGTLMLALAIVCQLGALSVAPLIVVQPLGAISLVITTLLNARVTGHTPTKRSLSAIIACVGGIFLFVTVAALFAAEPAVTNQQIVTVLIVLAVIALLLVGLWLVVRRHRARALFYVLAAGMIYGFVATLAKIVIKRIQVSQFDWLTVFCLIALVAGTALGAYFVQTAYSSGPPDLAIAGLTVVDPMVAVLIGLLVLGEGMAVPTWGSIVFAVAGAVAIWGVITLARYHPQVLSDSQDVGIPRGGAAHEEGHER encoded by the coding sequence GTGACCCATGCGACGCTCGGGGACGTCGGCGACCAGCTGATCGGGGTGTTCCAGAACCCCGCTCTTCTCATGGGGATACCGCTGGCGCTGGCGGGCGCGGTGTTCATGTCCTTCGGCGCGCAGTACCAGCATCGTGGCGTGTCCAAGGTCGAGCGGCTGAGCGGCAAGGATGCGGCCGGGGGCCTGTCCCTCGCCCAGCTCCTGCGCCTGCTCACTCGTCCGAGCTGGGTCGTGGGGACCCTCATGCTCGCGCTCGCCATCGTGTGCCAGCTGGGCGCGCTGAGCGTCGCGCCGCTGATCGTCGTCCAGCCTCTCGGTGCGATCTCGCTCGTCATCACGACGCTTCTGAACGCCCGCGTCACGGGCCACACGCCGACGAAGCGCTCGCTCAGCGCGATCATCGCGTGCGTGGGCGGCATCTTCCTGTTCGTCACGGTCGCGGCCCTGTTCGCCGCCGAGCCCGCGGTGACCAATCAGCAGATCGTGACGGTGCTGATCGTCCTCGCTGTCATCGCCCTGCTGCTGGTCGGCCTGTGGCTCGTCGTGCGCCGGCATCGGGCGCGCGCCTTGTTCTACGTCCTCGCGGCGGGCATGATCTACGGTTTCGTGGCGACGCTCGCCAAGATCGTGATCAAGCGCATCCAGGTCTCGCAGTTCGACTGGCTGACGGTCTTCTGCCTCATCGCTCTCGTGGCCGGCACCGCGCTGGGCGCCTACTTCGTGCAGACCGCCTACTCGTCGGGCCCTCCCGATCTGGCGATCGCCGGCCTCACGGTCGTGGACCCGATGGTCGCCGTCCTCATCGGCCTCCTGGTCCTCGGCGAAGGCATGGCCGTGCCGACGTGGGGCTCGATCGTGTTCGCGGTGGCGGGTGCCGTCGCCATCTGGGGCGTCATCACCCTCGCCCGCTATCACCCGCAGGTGCTCAGCGACAGCCAGGACGTCGGCATCCCGCGTGGCGGCGCGGCGCACGAAGAAGGGCACGAGCGGTAG